One window of the Tachypleus tridentatus isolate NWPU-2018 chromosome 10, ASM421037v1, whole genome shotgun sequence genome contains the following:
- the LOC143230276 gene encoding uncharacterized protein LOC143230276: MLKFRLMLALLLPLATATQSYFKIGPLGTDTYSFGYDVNEPREAPRLLREETRLEDGTVIGRYGYSDPTGSFRMYRYHAGPEGYFASEITRENDQKEEIARPAETRFEPNVLSEPEVMEKERQRPSSQLYTDADHLESRPAIPLNYLLNKQPLKYASFEPIIDESVKETIGGVEDETELKLGDDQLS; this comes from the exons ATGCTG aaattcCGGCTGATGCTTGCTTTACTTTTACCTTTGGCTACTGCTACTCAATCATACTTTAAAATTGGACCGCTTGGGACTGATACTTACAGTTTCGGCTATGACGTCAATGAACCTCGAGAGGCCCCGAGACTGCTGAGGGAAGAAACGAGACTAGAAGATGGGACTGTGATTGGTCGATACGGCTATTCCGATCCAACAGGAAGTTTCCGAATGTATCGGTATCACGCAGGCCCAGAAGGCTACTTTGCAAGTGAGATAACTAGAGAG AACGATCAAAAAGAAGAAATCGCTCGCCCTGCTGAGACCAGATTCGAACCCAATGTCCTTTCTGAACCTGAAGTGATGGAGAAAGAAAGACAGAGGCCTAGTTCACAGCTGTACACCGACGCCGACCATTTGGAATCTCGCCCAGCGATTCCTTTAAATTATTTGCTAAATAAACAGCCACTCAAATATGCCAGTTTCGAACCAATCATTGATGAAAGCGTTAAAGAAACTATCGGAGGCGTTGAAGatgaaactgaattaaaattaggAGATGATCAGTTGTCATGA